The Geothrix sp. genome window below encodes:
- a CDS encoding phosphoglycerate mutase family protein yields the protein MPVLHLRRGILLACLLALAVNLGAQGLTRDLTVVLLRHAERQSLFDADSPLAEAGLRRAQALVPLLEGFRPAALYTSDLRRTQQTLAPLAAKLGMVPLVRSKDGSEALAAELLRDHRGRTVIVCWHHDLVKKVARGLGVKGPLPYWTLDTYDRLWIVRVPAQGAVTLEERIQEPSAPAAAGAAQGR from the coding sequence ATGCCTGTGTTGCACCTTCGCCGCGGAATCCTCCTCGCCTGCCTGCTCGCCCTGGCGGTGAACCTGGGTGCCCAGGGCCTGACGCGGGATCTGACGGTGGTGCTGCTCCGTCACGCCGAGCGCCAGTCGCTCTTCGATGCCGATTCGCCCCTGGCCGAAGCCGGTCTGCGCCGAGCCCAGGCCCTGGTGCCTTTGCTGGAGGGCTTCCGGCCCGCGGCGCTCTACACTTCGGACCTGCGGCGCACCCAGCAGACCCTGGCTCCGCTGGCGGCGAAGCTCGGCATGGTCCCGCTGGTGCGATCCAAGGACGGGAGCGAAGCCCTGGCCGCCGAGCTCCTCCGCGATCACCGGGGCCGCACGGTGATCGTCTGCTGGCACCACGACCTGGTGAAGAAGGTGGCCCGGGGGCTGGGGGTGAAAGGGCCTCTGCCCTACTGGACTCTCGACACCTATGACCGCCTCTGGATCGTGCGGGTGCCCGCCCAGGGGGCAGTCACGCTGGAGGAGCGGATCCAGGAGCCGTCAGCGCCAGCTGCCGCCGGGGCGGCCCAGGGCCGCTAG
- a CDS encoding polyamine aminopropyltransferase, with protein sequence MGDAPQPTGEVSQPTLKAPLLFISVLLIASCGLIYELVAGTLSSYLLGDSVTQFSTVIGVYLSAMGLGSWLSKFLQRGLARRFVDLELAVALVGGFSAPILFQAFAHTHAFRVVLYGVVMAVGTLVGLEIPILMRILKDQVRFKDLVAGVLTLDYIGALFASLLFPLLLMPKLGLVRTSLLFGLLNAAVGLWSTHLLQSQLGPTRMIRLRCAVVMALLAVGLVFAGKFTLAVEEEIFADEIVYAKDSAYQRIVLTRGRGSFQLFLNGNLQFSSADEYRYHEALVHPAFGARPDAKRILICGGGDGLAVREVLKHPSVQEVVLVDLDPAMTDMARNQVMVRQLNGAALDDPRVKVVNADAMVWLQETPGPPFDLAFVDFPDPNTYALGKLYTSRFYRILQRRLADDALVAVQSTSPLMARQSFWCIAATMEASGLKVRPYHLAVPSFGVWGFALASKRDFEVPTRVLPGLRHLSDEATAAMFAFPRDMDRVPVEVNRLDNQVLVHLYTREWRRWS encoded by the coding sequence ATGGGTGATGCGCCACAGCCCACCGGCGAGGTGTCGCAGCCGACGCTGAAGGCGCCCCTGCTCTTCATCAGTGTGCTGCTCATCGCCAGCTGCGGGCTGATCTATGAGCTGGTGGCGGGGACGCTGTCGAGCTACCTCCTGGGGGATTCCGTCACGCAGTTCTCCACGGTGATCGGGGTCTACCTCAGCGCCATGGGGCTGGGGTCCTGGCTGTCGAAGTTCCTCCAGCGCGGCCTGGCCCGGCGCTTCGTGGACCTGGAGCTGGCGGTGGCGCTGGTGGGCGGCTTCTCGGCCCCCATCCTCTTCCAGGCCTTCGCCCACACCCACGCCTTCCGGGTGGTGCTCTACGGCGTGGTGATGGCCGTGGGCACCCTCGTGGGCCTGGAAATCCCCATCCTGATGCGCATCCTCAAGGATCAGGTGCGCTTCAAGGATCTGGTGGCGGGTGTGCTCACCCTCGACTACATCGGCGCCCTCTTCGCCTCCCTGCTCTTCCCGCTCCTGCTCATGCCCAAGCTGGGCCTGGTGCGCACCAGCCTCCTCTTCGGCCTGCTGAACGCGGCCGTGGGCCTCTGGTCCACGCACCTGCTGCAGTCCCAGCTCGGCCCCACCCGGATGATCCGCCTGCGCTGCGCCGTGGTGATGGCCCTGCTGGCCGTGGGGCTGGTCTTCGCCGGGAAGTTCACCTTGGCCGTGGAGGAGGAGATCTTCGCCGACGAGATCGTCTACGCCAAGGACAGTGCCTACCAGCGCATCGTGCTCACCCGCGGCCGGGGCAGCTTCCAGCTCTTCCTCAACGGCAATCTGCAGTTCTCATCAGCCGACGAGTACCGCTACCACGAAGCCCTCGTGCATCCGGCCTTCGGCGCCCGGCCCGATGCGAAGCGCATCCTGATCTGCGGCGGAGGCGACGGCCTGGCCGTGCGGGAAGTGCTGAAGCACCCCTCCGTGCAGGAGGTGGTGCTGGTGGATCTGGATCCGGCCATGACCGACATGGCCCGGAACCAGGTCATGGTGCGTCAACTTAATGGCGCGGCCCTGGACGATCCCCGAGTCAAAGTCGTCAATGCCGACGCCATGGTCTGGTTGCAGGAGACCCCCGGCCCCCCCTTCGACCTGGCCTTCGTGGATTTCCCGGATCCCAACACCTACGCCCTGGGGAAGCTCTACACCTCCCGGTTCTACCGCATCCTCCAGCGCCGCCTGGCCGATGACGCGCTCGTGGCCGTGCAGAGCACTTCGCCCCTCATGGCCCGGCAATCCTTCTGGTGCATCGCCGCCACCATGGAGGCCTCGGGGCTGAAGGTCCGCCCCTACCACCTGGCCGTGCCCTCCTTCGGCGTGTGGGGCTTCGCCCTGGCCTCGAAACGCGACTTCGAGGTGCCCACCCGCGTGCTGCCGGGGCTGCGCCACCTGTCTGACGAGGCCACGGCCGCCATGTTCGCCTTCCCCAGGGACATGGACCGCGTGCCCGTGGAGGTGAACCGCCTCGACAACCAGGTGCTCGTCCACCTCTACACCCGGGAGTGGCGGCGGTGGTCGTGA
- a CDS encoding cytochrome c3 family protein has protein sequence MKELLVRRLSLPARTAGLLVTLGLAALADPPAPPPAPLPTLGAVAQEGIQVPKPPFSEGIFPCSSCHDGKSMKVNPQRRELTGMHGDIVLNHGPESRWCLDCHDPANRDRLRLASGERIGFDTSYQLCGQCHGDKFRDWRVGVHGKRTGSWNGAKQYLLCVNCHNPHSPRFQALKPMPPPTRPEQIQARKGGAR, from the coding sequence ATGAAAGAACTCCTGGTCCGTCGCCTCTCGCTCCCCGCCCGGACGGCGGGACTCCTGGTCACCCTGGGGCTGGCCGCCCTGGCGGACCCTCCCGCCCCGCCACCCGCGCCTCTTCCGACGCTTGGCGCAGTGGCCCAGGAGGGCATCCAGGTGCCCAAGCCTCCCTTCAGCGAGGGAATTTTCCCCTGCTCTTCCTGCCACGACGGCAAGTCCATGAAGGTGAACCCCCAGCGCCGGGAACTCACGGGCATGCACGGGGACATCGTCCTCAACCACGGCCCGGAAAGCCGCTGGTGCCTGGACTGTCACGACCCGGCGAATAGGGACCGCCTGCGCCTGGCCAGCGGAGAGCGGATCGGGTTCGACACCTCCTACCAGCTATGCGGCCAGTGCCATGGCGACAAGTTCCGCGACTGGCGCGTGGGCGTTCACGGCAAGCGCACCGGCAGCTGGAACGGCGCCAAGCAGTACCTGCTCTGCGTTAATTGCCACAACCCCCATTCGCCGCGGTTCCAGGCACTGAAGCCCATGCCTCCGCCCACCCGGCCCGAACAGATCCAAGCCCGGAAGGGGGGTGCCCGATGA
- a CDS encoding FAD-dependent oxidoreductase has protein sequence MKRRDFLVAGTLSAMSLACRRKPEFPFQGELVGPDLPLGHWLRGGAFPDPERFEPVSVLVVGGGVAGLSAAWRLAGGGLDDFRVLELEPEPGGTSRSGRNHVSAFPWAAHYLPVPDRGNHAVLRLLDECGVLEGFDAKGDPRFAEEATVRAPEERIFAYGQWWEGLYLRAGASVEDERQYHAFFREVDRWAAFRDARGRPAFSIPRSRCSDAPEARALDGLPFSAWLDQQGLSSPRLRWLLDYACRDDYGSHLETTSAWAGLFYFAARKQGPGEDSRPLLTWPQGNGFLIDHLRRACGDRLRCGTMATAIRAEKDGLLVTVWDAANQRRLGWKAQRVIFAGPQHVARHVIEGFASARPASTRIRNAPWLVANLTLRARPKETGFPLAWDNVLRDSEALGYVVATHQSLKDHGPTVWTWYRPFAGADSEAERARLRAMDWPACARMVMDDLRPAHPDLKGLVTRLDGMRWGHAMVRPEPGLLWDPAFLSLSRPFGAIHFAHTELSGLALFEEAQDHGLRAAEEVLAALGRPGGSWR, from the coding sequence ATGAAGCGCCGCGATTTCCTTGTCGCCGGGACCCTGTCGGCGATGTCGCTGGCCTGCCGCAGGAAGCCCGAGTTCCCGTTCCAAGGTGAACTCGTGGGGCCGGATCTTCCCCTGGGCCATTGGCTGCGGGGCGGCGCCTTCCCCGATCCCGAGCGCTTCGAACCCGTCTCCGTGCTGGTCGTGGGGGGCGGCGTGGCGGGGCTCAGCGCCGCCTGGCGGCTGGCCGGCGGTGGCCTGGATGATTTCCGGGTGCTGGAGCTGGAGCCGGAGCCCGGTGGCACCTCGAGGTCCGGCCGCAACCATGTGAGTGCCTTCCCCTGGGCCGCCCACTACCTGCCCGTGCCCGACCGCGGCAACCATGCCGTGCTGCGATTGCTGGACGAATGCGGCGTCCTGGAGGGCTTCGACGCGAAAGGCGATCCGCGCTTCGCCGAAGAAGCCACCGTTCGCGCGCCCGAGGAGCGCATCTTCGCCTACGGCCAGTGGTGGGAGGGCCTCTACCTGCGGGCGGGCGCCAGCGTTGAGGATGAGCGCCAGTACCACGCCTTCTTCCGCGAGGTGGACCGCTGGGCCGCCTTCCGTGATGCCCGGGGCCGCCCTGCCTTCAGCATTCCCCGCTCCCGGTGCTCGGATGCGCCGGAGGCCCGCGCCCTGGATGGCCTCCCCTTCTCCGCCTGGCTCGACCAGCAGGGGCTCTCCTCGCCGCGTCTGCGCTGGCTGCTGGATTACGCCTGCCGGGACGACTACGGTTCCCATCTGGAGACCACCAGCGCCTGGGCGGGCCTCTTCTACTTTGCCGCCCGCAAACAGGGCCCCGGCGAGGATTCGCGCCCCCTCCTCACCTGGCCCCAGGGCAACGGCTTCCTCATCGACCACCTGCGCAGGGCCTGCGGAGACCGCTTGCGTTGCGGCACGATGGCCACCGCCATCCGCGCGGAGAAGGACGGCCTCCTCGTCACGGTCTGGGATGCGGCGAACCAGCGGCGCCTCGGCTGGAAGGCGCAGCGGGTGATCTTCGCCGGGCCGCAGCATGTGGCCCGTCATGTGATCGAAGGCTTCGCCTCCGCGCGCCCGGCTTCGACCCGCATCCGCAACGCGCCCTGGCTGGTGGCCAACCTCACGCTCCGGGCGCGGCCCAAGGAGACCGGCTTTCCCCTGGCCTGGGACAATGTCCTGCGGGACAGCGAGGCCCTGGGCTATGTGGTGGCCACCCACCAGAGCCTGAAGGACCATGGGCCCACGGTCTGGACCTGGTACCGTCCCTTTGCCGGAGCCGATAGTGAGGCCGAGCGGGCGCGCCTTCGCGCCATGGATTGGCCCGCCTGCGCGCGCATGGTGATGGATGACCTGCGGCCAGCCCACCCCGACCTGAAGGGCCTGGTCACGCGCCTCGATGGAATGCGCTGGGGCCATGCCATGGTGCGCCCGGAGCCTGGGCTGCTCTGGGATCCGGCCTTCCTCAGCCTGTCCCGCCCCTTCGGCGCCATCCACTTCGCGCACACGGAGCTCAGCGGCCTGGCCCTCTTCGAGGAGGCCCAGGACCACGGTCTCCGGGCCGCGGAAGAGGTGCTAGCGGCCCTGGGCCGCCCCGGCGGCAGCTGGCGCTGA
- a CDS encoding DUF350 domain-containing protein — protein sequence MITNQLLHQLLVATVFSVLGLVILGLVWLVLVKVLPFSLRKEMEDDQNTALGIVLGCLILGISLIIAAAIHG from the coding sequence ATGATCACGAACCAGCTGCTGCATCAGCTTCTCGTCGCCACCGTCTTCTCCGTCCTGGGCCTCGTCATCCTCGGCCTGGTGTGGCTCGTGCTCGTGAAGGTCCTCCCCTTCTCCCTCCGCAAGGAGATGGAGGATGACCAGAACACCGCCCTCGGCATCGTCCTCGGCTGCCTCATCCTTGGCATCAGCCTCATCATCGCCGCCGCGATCCATGGGTGA
- a CDS encoding DUF4178 domain-containing protein, with protein MSTLASCPSCGAALSFRPGTMVAVCSYCKALAARRDRDPELIGKVADLVDTGSPLGLGASGTFTGRAFTLAGRVQLKHPLGGVWDEWYLALDDGRWGWLAEAQGRFYLTFTQAPHGPLPPFEGLQAGGLADLGPDGLWTVGELSEATFHSAEGEIPWTVEPGATYRFADLSGRHGAFATLDYSDEPPLFFLGREVPLSDLGIQGGTRRTPKLGAQSLNCPKCGGALALRAPDQTQRVGCPSCGSLLSAENGKLAFLKSLKQPHQEVVIPLGAEGLLDGEKVTCIGQLRRSCTLEDTAYPWTEYLLLDGQQGFRWLVQSDGHWSVAVAVASGDLPQARDGQKNLSALGADWRRFQDVEAVVEGVWGEFYWQVEQGERVQVTEFVAPPRSLTRERQAHQGGGEEVNWSLSTYLEPEAVWKAFKLHGAPPPPTGIASFQPNPHKVALAKSALWVVGALGLLLVGVMVESMTHRNQELFRRRLDLFELAHLQPTAVEAPRKTIPARRPAAPAQVPATNAPSGEAQEPVFFSDPIEIKNGYRNLAVTLSAPVNNSWVGLEGALVSETSGVAELFLVESSWYHGVDGGESWSEGAQAQTVFLSAVPPGTYVLRLAPQWDGPVPPVRTIEVQLRQGVMRWLYPGLALVAILVGPLLMVFRLAAFESRRWQESMYAPNSGGS; from the coding sequence ATGAGCACACTCGCCTCCTGCCCCAGCTGCGGTGCCGCCCTGAGCTTCCGGCCCGGGACCATGGTGGCCGTCTGCTCCTACTGCAAGGCCCTGGCCGCGCGGCGGGACCGCGACCCTGAGCTGATCGGAAAGGTGGCCGACCTCGTGGATACGGGCTCGCCTCTGGGCCTGGGCGCCTCGGGGACCTTTACGGGCAGAGCCTTCACGCTGGCCGGCCGGGTGCAGCTGAAGCATCCCCTGGGCGGCGTGTGGGACGAGTGGTACCTCGCGCTCGACGATGGCCGATGGGGCTGGCTGGCGGAGGCCCAGGGCCGCTTCTACCTGACCTTCACGCAGGCTCCGCATGGCCCCCTTCCCCCCTTCGAGGGCCTGCAGGCCGGTGGCCTCGCCGACCTCGGGCCCGACGGCCTCTGGACCGTGGGCGAGCTCAGCGAGGCCACCTTCCACAGCGCCGAGGGCGAGATCCCCTGGACCGTGGAACCCGGAGCCACCTACCGCTTCGCAGATCTCTCCGGTCGCCACGGCGCCTTCGCCACCCTGGACTACAGCGATGAGCCTCCGCTGTTCTTCCTGGGCCGGGAGGTGCCGCTGTCCGACCTCGGCATCCAAGGGGGTACGCGCAGGACTCCCAAGCTGGGCGCCCAGAGCCTCAACTGCCCCAAGTGTGGGGGCGCCCTGGCCCTGCGGGCACCGGACCAGACGCAGCGCGTGGGTTGCCCCAGCTGCGGCAGCCTGCTGTCCGCGGAGAACGGCAAGCTGGCCTTCCTGAAGAGCCTGAAGCAGCCCCATCAGGAGGTGGTGATCCCCCTGGGCGCCGAGGGCCTGCTGGACGGCGAAAAAGTCACCTGCATCGGCCAGCTGCGGCGCAGCTGCACCCTTGAGGACACCGCCTATCCCTGGACCGAATACCTGCTGCTGGACGGCCAGCAGGGCTTCCGCTGGCTGGTGCAGAGCGACGGCCACTGGAGCGTAGCCGTCGCCGTGGCGTCCGGCGACCTCCCCCAGGCCCGCGACGGGCAGAAGAACCTGTCGGCCCTGGGCGCGGACTGGCGGCGATTCCAGGATGTGGAAGCCGTCGTCGAGGGCGTGTGGGGCGAGTTCTACTGGCAGGTCGAGCAGGGTGAGCGGGTGCAGGTCACCGAGTTCGTCGCCCCGCCCCGCAGCCTCACCCGCGAGCGGCAGGCGCACCAAGGCGGTGGCGAGGAAGTGAACTGGAGCCTCTCCACCTACCTCGAGCCCGAGGCGGTCTGGAAGGCCTTCAAGCTCCACGGGGCCCCTCCTCCACCCACCGGCATCGCATCCTTCCAGCCCAACCCCCACAAGGTCGCCTTGGCGAAGTCCGCCCTCTGGGTGGTGGGCGCCCTGGGCCTCCTGCTGGTGGGGGTGATGGTGGAATCCATGACCCACCGCAACCAGGAGCTGTTCCGCCGGCGGCTCGATCTGTTCGAGCTGGCCCACCTCCAGCCCACGGCTGTGGAGGCCCCCCGGAAGACCATCCCCGCCCGCAGGCCCGCGGCACCAGCCCAGGTCCCGGCCACGAACGCCCCCTCCGGCGAAGCCCAGGAGCCCGTCTTCTTCTCCGATCCCATCGAGATCAAGAACGGCTACCGGAACCTGGCCGTCACCCTCAGCGCCCCCGTCAACAACAGCTGGGTCGGATTGGAGGGTGCGCTGGTGAGTGAGACCAGCGGTGTGGCGGAGCTCTTCCTCGTGGAGTCCAGCTGGTATCACGGCGTGGATGGCGGTGAGTCCTGGTCCGAGGGGGCGCAGGCCCAGACCGTCTTCCTGAGCGCAGTGCCTCCAGGTACCTATGTGCTGCGCCTGGCCCCCCAGTGGGATGGCCCTGTGCCTCCAGTCCGCACCATCGAGGTGCAGCTGCGCCAGGGCGTGATGCGGTGGCTCTACCCCGGCCTCGCCCTGGTGGCCATCCTCGTGGGGCCCCTGCTCATGGTGTTCCGCCTGGCGGCCTTCGAAAGCCGGCGCTGGCAGGAAAGCATGTACGCACCCAACAGCGGAGGCAGCTGA